The genomic region GGCGATATCCGCCAGCGCGACAAAAAGATCTGCATGATCGCGCCACGTCCGTTCATCGCTCCACGCCGGATCGCCCTCATCCGGCAGCACGGGCATTGCCGTCAAAACCGCAATCACGTCATCGTTCGACCAATCCCGACTCCGGTCCACAAGCTCCTGAATGTGATCCGCTGGCGTTTGTGTATCGTCCATGAGAAACCGCCTCCTACAACCTTAAAACGCTGGCTCGGCGCTTTCCATCGCCGACAAACACCAACAACGCCACAGCGAACGCGCATCGCTTGAATCCATCACTCGTCATGAGCCTTCGCCTCTTGGCGCGCCTTCCATCCGCGTATCCGCACTTTCTTCTTTGGGTAAAGCTCTGGCCAAGCCTCCCGAACCAGCGCCAAAACCTCACTCGTTTGCCCACCATGGGCGACACCGCCGGGGATATGAGAGAGTACAGATTGCCCGTCCGCAAAACAAGCCGCCAGCCAGATCTCTACATGCCCCGTCGTGCATTGTTTTTCCTCACGCTCCAGGTCCAATATTCCTGTCCGCGCGAGATTGCCCATGATCTCCCGAAACTCCGCTTCTTCGATCCGCTGATAAACGATCGGCTTCACCAAAAGCTTCTTTTTGATTTCCCGCTCCCCCAGACGCGCGCCCAGTCGATAACATTCCTCCGCCGTATCCTTCCAGACGATTTCGACTTCCTGTCCCACGGGATCCCAAAATTCACGGAAGTAGTAGAAATATTCGGTAGTGGTCTAGTTCTGTCTGATTGGGTAAGAAGTCTTTATGCTTACCCAAACTCTGCGCTGCACTCATTGCGGCAGCGATCATCTGGTCAGTAACGGTCATGCAAAGAATGGCAAGCTTCGCTTTCAATGCCTGGACTGCAAAAAGTATGGGCGCGAAAATCCAGGATCCAATGCCTACAGCGAAGAAGAGAAAGCCACCATCTTAGCCGCTTACCATGAGCGCACCTCGATCCGAGGGCTCAGGCGCATCTTCGGAGTGAGCCGCGCGACTGTGTCGGATTGGTTAAAAAAAAGCCAACCTGCTCCCTCCCTTGGAGCAGA from Capsulimonas corticalis harbors:
- a CDS encoding IS1/IS1595 family N-terminal zinc-binding domain-containing protein; protein product: MLTQTLRCTHCGSDHLVSNGHAKNGKLRFQCLDCKKYGRENPGSNAYSEEEKATILAAYHERTSIRGLRRIFGVSRATVSDWLKKSQPAPSLGADTPHSTAARADGT